One genomic window of Bradyrhizobium sp. CCGE-LA001 includes the following:
- a CDS encoding methyltransferase — MRGTLFDQPHVVGNALEVLHQHGIADRCEIVGGNSIETISEGADPYVLRPIIHDWTMRKRFHPKDLPPRYH; from the coding sequence CTGCGCGGAACGCTGTTCGATCAGCCGCACGTTGTTGGCAACGCGCTCGAAGTCCTTCACCAACATGGTATTGCGGACAGATGCGAAATCGTCGGAGGCAACTCGATAGAAACCATTTCGGAGGGGGCTGACCCTTATGTGTTGCGGCCGATTATCCACGATTGGACGATGAGGAAAAGATTTCATCCTAAAGACCTGCCGCCGCGCTATCATTGA
- a CDS encoding Hsp20 family protein, which translates to MRTVDFSPLFRSAIGFDRVFDLAEAAQRAGEETYPPYNIERLDEHRFQISVALAGFSPDELALTVEQNVLTLEGHKSEKEGKTFLHRGISTRNFKRQFTLADHVEVKGANFENGLLVISLQREIPEAMKPRQIAINGSEPRNVTQIDSKAA; encoded by the coding sequence ATGCGCACTGTTGATTTTTCGCCCCTCTTCCGGTCGGCCATCGGCTTTGACCGCGTCTTTGATCTCGCCGAAGCCGCCCAGCGTGCCGGCGAGGAGACCTATCCCCCGTACAACATCGAGCGTCTCGACGAACACCGCTTCCAAATCTCGGTCGCACTCGCCGGTTTTAGCCCTGACGAGCTCGCCCTGACGGTCGAGCAAAACGTCCTGACGCTGGAAGGACACAAGAGCGAGAAGGAGGGTAAGACTTTCTTGCATCGCGGCATCTCGACCCGCAATTTCAAGCGCCAGTTCACGCTCGCCGACCACGTTGAGGTCAAGGGCGCCAACTTCGAGAACGGCTTGCTCGTCATCAGCCTACAGCGCGAGATCCCCGAAGCGATGAAGCCGCGTCAGATTGCAATCAACGGCTCCGAGCCAAGGAACGTGACGCAAATCGATTCCAAGGCGGCCTAA